TCTCCATTGAGTCCGGATTCTCCGTAGGATCTTATGACACCGCCAGGATGGGAGAGGATCTTGTCTTCCGGATCGGAGAGGCAGGAGAGACCTACAAGGGGATCGGCAAGGAAGAGATCAAGATCGACGCCCTTCCGGTGCTGGCAGATGAGCAGGGCGCCATCGGCAGCTCCACCAGCGACTCGGAGCGGGCCATGATCACGGAGGATGCACAAGAGGTCCTGACGCTGATCTACTCCTTCTCTGACAACCAGGATCTGGAGAAAGCCCTGGAATCCGGCAGGAGATATCTGGAACAGTATGCGAAAACCTCCGGGATCCAGAGCTGGATCGTGGAATGAGCTAAGTTTTAAAATTAAATGCGAATAGAGTATTTAAACTCAATTCGCATTTATTTATTTTTATCATAGGGATATAAAAAAGTCAATGCGTATGAGTTTAAAAACTCATACGCATTATTTTTTTACTTTCAAGGAGGTGTAAAAAGTGGCAAGGAAATACAAACGACTTGTATTTGCGGACAGGCAGAGGATCGAGGAAATGCGCAGGCAGGGAATGAGCGAAAAAGAAATTGCCGCAGCGGTGGGCGTTCATATCGCGACGATTTATAGAGAATTAGATCGCGGGACGGGGAACGGAAAAAACGCTTATAGCGCAGAGGTGGCACAGAGGGCGATCGGATGAAAACGATATTTGAGGAAATAACACAAAGCCCGGAGACGTTGGGGAACTTCCTAGATAGCCTTCCAGTTTTGGAAGCGCCGTGGGATAAAGCGTTTCAAGAAAGATTTTGCGCTATGTGCAAGGCGAAAAATTGCGACGCGGAAAATTGCGAACATATGGAAGAAAGGAACAATCCGCATTGGTGGCTTGCACTGAAAAGATAAAAAAAAAGGAGAATCAAACCATGATAAACAAGGGGCTTTTCAGCAGTAAAACGGATCAGTGGGCGACGCCGCAGGAGTTTTTCGACGAACTGGATCGGGAATTTCATTTCGATCTGGATCCATGCGCGGATGAATCGAACCACAAGACACCGGAATATTTCACAAAGGAGCAGGACGGCTTGCTGCAGGATTGGAGCGGGCGACGTGTTTTCTGCAATCCGCCATATGGTCGGGCGATTGCGGCATGGGTAGAAAAAGCGTATAGAGAGGGGACGAAAGACGGAACGATCGTCGTCATGCTGATTCCGGCACGAACAGACACACGCTATTTTCACGATTTCATATTGCATAGATCGGAAATCAGGTTCGTTCCCGGACGATTAAAATTCGGCAGCGGGGGGGGGATCTGGCGCAGAAAACGCCGCCCCGTTTCCGTCAATGGTCGTTATATTTCGGGGCGCGGGTATGTAAGACGATGACGGCAGCAGGAGAAGGGGAAGGAGGATCAAACCGTGAAAGTATCAGATTTATTAAAGAAAATCGGGAGCATAGGCGGGGCGGAAATACATATCGAGTTCAAGGCGGATAAAAAGGATCCCGATCCTGATGTCGTGATGTTGGACGAATACACGTCGGAAGAAACCGCGAATCAGATTATCGAGCGGGCGGCGGGGTACACGCTTCAGGAAGTCAATTTTGAAAATAACGTTGTCACAGTGACAGCGATTCGGGCGGTGCGCCGCCCACAAAAGCAAAAGGAAAATAAAGCGCAAGACGTCCGCCGGGAAAAACAGAAACAGGAAATCCGGGAAGAATTGGACGAATTGAAACGAGCGGTCGCGGAATTGTTCGCGGCAATCGCTGAACCGTTCCGGCAAATTATGAGACAGAAGCCGGGCAGAAGAAACGGAATTATGTTCCGGGCGACGGCGGCGATCCGTCGGATTCTGACGCGGATATTTGGGAAAGGGGCGGACGAATGGATATAGGGCAACGCATGAAGCAGATCCGAAAAGAAAAGCGGATGACGCAAGAAGAAACAGCAGACCGCGCCGGGGTTACGGCGGTTTCGCTGTCACGGTGGGAAAATGGGGAGCGCAACCCGACGTTTCAGGACGTGGAAAAGGTCGCTAGAGCGTTGGGCGTTACTATGGAAGAATTAACGCGGGAACAAAAGCCGGGAACCGGGCTTCGGAAAATCATTGACGGGAAACTGTACGACACGGCGTCCGCCCGAATCATATTCGAGTTCAGACGGAAATATCAAGATCCGCTAAACCCGTTATTTTTCGGGGAAAACATGGTTCGGAATGTTTGGGAAGATGTTCAATACTTAAAAACCATTCGGGGAACGTATCTGTATTACTGCCCAAAAAGAAAAGAACTTGAAGTCGTGACAGAAAAGCAAGTCGCGGACACGATCCGGAAACTGGACGCGGACGCGTATATTCGCATTTTCGGCGACGTTGAGGAAGGATAAAAAATCAGGAAAGAAAGAGAGGATCACAAAATGGCAAGTTTAACAGATTTATTCAAAGCGGAAACGGAATTCGCGGTCAAGGCGTCGGAAATGTACGCTGTTATGAAAGAAGCAGCAAAAGCAGAATTTCTTCTGAACGCTGCAAAATGCGACGTCCCGCACACATACGCCCGGCAGATTGCGACAGGAGTAAAAGAGGACGCGGGAACGCCGGCATTTATCGGAATTGATTTATCGCGCGGAAAAGACAGCAGCGGGCAGCAGGACGAACAGAAAGACAAGGAGAACGGCGACGCGACGCCCGATCGGTGTCAGTCGGTCGGATCTGGTTCTGTCGGAATTGTTAGGCACAACGAACAGCGCGTCGAATGGATCGATATTCAGGACATTATCAAGAAAGGACGTGCGGGCGTATCGCTGCCGCCGGGAACGGAAATCAATTTCACACTTAAAAACGGAGATCTGGCGCAGGTTGTTGTCGTGGGCGTGGATCATTACGAAAAGGGCGATTGCGTGTTTTGGTTCCGCCGGATAGTTGGTCGTCACTGCATGAACCGGAACGGCAGCAACAAAAACGGATTTTCCGGCGCGGAGGATATGCGGGAATATCTGGAACAGATCTATTCATTGTTGCCGGATGAACTGCAGTCCGTGATTGCGTTACATACAACCGTCCAGAAAATCGACGGACAAACAATAAAATGTGAAGATCGCCTGTTCCTGATGACAGAATTCGAGGGGCGCGGCGACGCAGTATTTTCGGAATACAACGGAACGGGGAAACAGTTTCCGTTCTTTAAAGAACGCCGGAACCGCGTTGCATATGACGAGAACGGGGATCCTTGTTGGTACTGGACTGCCGATCCGTCCGCCGCGAACACGACGATCTTTTGCAGTTTCTACCTCTACGGCGGCAGCTACTGCGGCGGAGCGTCCGACGACGGCGGCGTCGCCCCGCTATTCGTCATCAGACAATCAGAAATCGCGCCGTCCGACAGCGACGGCGCAAAGGAAAACGTATGTTAGACTTCGGATTCTATAATATGGACTGTATGGACGCTATGCGGGACTTCCCGGACAAATATTTCGATCTGGCAGTCGTGGATCCGCCGTATGGGATAAAGGTTTTCGCAAAGGATAACGCGTCACGGTCAAAACTGGCAGCGTCAAAAAGTTACAAGAGATACGCGGGCGGCGACAACGCCGCCCCGGATCCTGAATATTTCGCGCAACTGAAAAGGATATCCCGGAATCAGATTATATTCGGCGCGAATCATTTTATGGATAATATCGCCGAAGGGTTCCGAGGGGGGGGCTTCCGGCGTTTCGTCGCCTTGTTGGATTGTGTGGGACAAGCAAAACGGGCAGAATGACTTCGCAGACGGAGAACTTGCGTACACATCATTTCAAACTGCCGTTCGGATTTATCACTTCACATGGGCGGGTATGCGGCAGGGGAATATGAGAAATAAAGAATTTCGCATACATCCGACGCAAAAGCCCGTAGCGCTTTATGACTGGATATTCCAGAATTACACGGAACGCGGTCAGAAAATTATTGATACACACGTCGGATCCGCTTCATCCCTGATCGCAGCACACAAAGCGGGGCTGCGATTCGTGGGTTTTGAACTGGATCCAGAATATTATTCTGCTGCCGTCAGTCGGTACGAGCGGGAAACGGCGCAGATAACGCTTTTTGATTATATGGAGCAGAAGGGAGAATGAAAAAATGGAAAAACAGATCGTAAAAGTAGAATCGTTATTAACGGTCATTTCGCCACAACAAACCGTCCGGATCATGGACGACACATTGTCAAAAAACGGAGCGGGAGCGGATCCGGAGGAAATAACGCTTTTCAAGGGCGCAGCGGTCAAGGCTTTTCGGGAGTTCGCGGGAAAAGGGGCGACAATCAAGCATATTTCGCCGGAGGTAGAACGGGAAACCGACGCCGAAGCGCCCCGTTATGTTATGCACATTTTTATCTATCGGGATTCAGCGCGATAGCAGCCGGACGGAAAGGAACGAACCGGAATGAGACTATCAGAACAGTTAAAAGTCATATCGACGATGGATAGGATCCGGATCATTCAGGGAAAACGCGGGAATCGCGATCCGGAACATGATCCAGACGCGAAAATATTGTTTTGCGATTATATGGGATCTCTGCAGTATGCGGACGCGGAAACGGAATTCCTGACACGGGATCCGGAAGTCGTCCGTATGGTCGCGCATATGGAAATCAGGCACAAAAAGTTCAGGGACCGCGGTTTAATGCCGCCGTATGAGCCGGAAGTGACGCGGATGTATGAATTTAAGGATCTGACAATTTTCCTTTACTACGATATTTATATTCAATAATTGGAAAGGCGGGAGATATGAAGCACGAACCAACAGCCGCAACAATGGCGGGAATATATCACTTAATGGATATGGAACTGAAAGATCTAAATGCGATCGATATCCGGGAAGCGAATCAGGCGTTTCGCCTGATATGTGAAGCAACGGACGGGATTCAGATTGAATTAAACGACGCGATCGAGATTATGACATATCCGGGAAAGGTAGCGGACGCCGGGCGCACATCGGAGGGACTGCACGAACAATTCACACAGATATACCGGACAGCGATCGAGATCGCCGGAAAATCGGTTCGTCTGGCAGCAATCGCCCGAACAGGGATCATTCAGTCGGAAACAATAAGCCGGATTGACAGGGCGGAGACAGGAGGGGGAAACAATGGACTTGAACGGAAATGTAATTTATGCAGTTGATTTTGACGGGACGTTATCGTTCGGGCGGTTTCCTGATATCGGGGAGCCGAACTATAATTTGTTTCATTTCCTGATATCAGAAAAAGAGCGCGGGGCGCGGTTGATTCTGCACACATGCCGAACAGGGGATAATCTGGCGGCGGCGGTGGATTACTGCCGGGATCACGGACTGGAATTTGAATTTGTGAACGAAAATCTGCCGGAACTAATTGAACTGTACGGCGGCGACACGCGGAAAATTAACGCGGATTTTTATATCGACGACAAAGCAATAAATCCGATCGCCGGACATTTTACGGTTGTTCCGGCGGGATTTAATTTCATCAGGGAAAGAGAGGGAAAAGACAATGTTTTTGACGAAAAGAAATAAACGGCGGGACTTGCGGGAAGTGTACCGGGCAACGGAACGGATTCAGACGGCGGAAACGCCGCGAGAAGCCGACATATTGACGGGTTACGCGTTGGGAGTTATCGACGAAAAGTTCAGGAAAGGGAAACTGACAGCAGAATCAGCGGACGCAATCGCGGAAATGGCGGAAGTTGTCGGGGATGAAATGCGCCGGGACTTAATCGCGGAGCGCCGCGCCGCAGAATCAGGGCAGGAGGAAAGCAAGGTTTTTCAGATTGCACAGTTTCAGGCAGTAGCGGAGAAATAAACAAGGATCCCGGCGTCGGGCGGGGAACCGTAACGCCGGGATCCAAAGAATCAAACCAACTTTATTATAGCGGAGGGCGGAAGAAATGTCAAAGCGCAATATCAGATCGGGGAGTTCTGGAAAAAAGAAACGGTTTCTTCCTATATATAATAGGAAAACAAAAAGAACGAATGTTCGATAAGGGACAGGGGGAACACGGCGGCTTCCCGTCCTTGTAATGGGTATTAAGATATCAACCATTCTAAATTTAGAACGTATCTGAAGGGCGGACGCTATGGGAACGAAAAGAAAGTATTTCGATGATTACGATTTTGAAGAATCATATCAGAAATCGATCGAGGATATGGAGCAGGATCAGATCGAACGATATCTGAAGGAGAAAAGGGCGGGGATTGCGTATCAGACAAAGACAACGAAAGCCGGGGATCAGTTAGAAGCAGATATATACCCGGTATTCGGGAGCAGGAAGGACGCGCCACGCACAAAGAGAGGGAACAAAAGCCGCCCGGCGCAAAAGAACCTGAACAGTAAGAGGGCGCGGCGGTATTTGAATAACTTAGTCAGCGCGAATTTCGGACGCGGGGATCTATGGTGTACGTTCACATACGACGATCAGCATTTACCAGACAACCCGGACGAAGCTGATCGGCGGTTTACGAATTTCATTCGCCGGATAAACAGACGCCGGAAACGGGCGGGAATGGATAACGTGAAATATATCTGCGTGACAGAGTATCACGAGGAGGAAGGGAAACGGACGCGCTGTCATCATCATGTTATCATGTCCGGGGACGTTGACCGGGACGAATTGGAAAAGATATGGGGACAGGGCAAGCGGAATCATACGCGCCGGATTGATCCGGATCCGGAAACGCACGTCGCCGGAATCGTGAACTATATAAGCAAAGACCCAAAAGGACGGAAGCGGTGGAGAGCGTCAAAGAATTTGAAAAAGCCTATTGTGACGAAATCAGTCTGTCGGTTCGGGAAAAGGACGGCGGAACGAATGGCGAAAGACCGGGCGTATTTAGAGGACAGGATCAGGAAGTCATATCCGGGTTACAAGTTCATTGACGCCGAAATCAGGATAAACGATGTCAACGGCGGGTTTTACATATACGCCCGAATGGTTCGGGATTGAAAGGAGCCGCCGAGGATATAAAGGTATTCAGGAAAGGAGATTGAAACATGTTGACTATCACGACAAACAAAGCAGAGGTAAAAGGAATAGCGGAACGGACGATCACGGAACGCGCCCTGCCGATCACGGATTTCTGGACGAAGCGGATCGTGAATCTGTTGGGCTTTTCAGATTCCGACAAGCGCACAATCCTGCACAATCTGGCAGAGAATCGCAAAGGGACAACGGACGCGGAACGGGACGTCACATTCACGGCGGGCGGCGCGGCGGCGGGTACGGGAAAAGGAACAATCAGGATCGGGCAGAAGTCCGGCGTCGATTGCTTTATTCTGACAATCCGGGACATTCTGGAAGTTCGGGGCGTGGCGGAGGATGAGGGGCAGGAAGCGGAACCGGAGGTCGTCGGTATGCCGAACGCGCCCGCTGTCCGCGTGATGACGCGGCAAATAGGATTCTGTAAGTATTGCAATCAGGGGCGCACGATAGAAGCCCCGGAAGGTTCATCCGCTGCCGATCTCAACGAATTAGCGACGGAAGAATGTGAGTGTGACGAAGCGCGGCGGCAGAGGGAGCGCCGGGCAAGAATGGAAGCTGCAGGCGCATGGGCGCAGAATGTATTCAGCAATCAGGACGGACAGCTTCAGACCGTATTGTGTGCGATTCACTCCACGTTTGAGGGCGCGATCGATTCCGTGACAATTAAAATCGGCAAGCGCACACACAAAATTGACACGGATTCCGACGGGATGATTCGGATCCGATCGACGTTCAGAGACAGCAACGAAGAAACATTTTAACAGGCAAAGGGGGCGGCGGTATTTGAATAACTTAGTCAGCGCGAATTTCGGACGCGGGGATCTATGGTGTACGTTCACATACGACGATCAGCATTTACCAGACAACCCGGACGAAGCTGATCGGCGGTTTACGAATTTCATTCGCCGGATAAACAGACGCCGGAAACGGGCGGGAATGGATAACGTGAAATATATCTGCGTGACAGAGTATCACGAGGAGGAAGGGAAACGGACGCGCTGTCATCATCATGTTATCATGTCCGGGGACGTTGACCGGGACGAATTGGAAAAGATATGGGGACAGGGCAAGCGGAATCATACGCGCCGGATTGATCCGGATCCGGAAACGCACGTCGCCGGAATCGTGAACTATATAAGCAAAGACCCAAAAGGACGGAAGCGGTGGAGAGCGTCAAAGAATTTGAAAAAGCCTATTGTGACGAAATCAGTCTGTCGGTTCGGGAAAAGGACGGCGGAACGAATGGCGAAAGACCGGGCGTATTTAGAGGACAGGATCAGGAAGTCATATCCGGGTTACAAGTTCATTGACGCCGAAATCAGGATAAACGATGTCAACGGCGGGTTTTACATATACGCCCGAATGGTTCGGGATTGAAAGGAGCCGCCGAGGATATAAAGGTATTCAGGAAAGGAGATTGAAACATGTTGACTATCACGACAAACAAAGCAGAGGTAAAAGGAATAGCGGAACGGACGATCACGGAACGCGCCCTGCCGATCACGGATTTCTGGACGAAGCGGATCGTGAATCTGTTGGGCTTTTCAGATTCCGACAAGCGCACAATCCTGCACAATCTGGCAGAGAATCGCAAAGGGACAACGGACGCGGAACGGGACGTCACATTCACGGCGGGCGGCGCGGCGGCGGTTACGGGAAAAGTAACAATCAGGATCGGGCAGAAGTCCGGCGTCGATTGCTTTATTTTGACAATCCGGGGCATTCTGGAAGTTCGGGGCGTGGCGGAGGATGAGGGGCAGGAAGCGGAACCGGAGGTCGTCGGTATGCCGAACGCGCCCGCTGTCCGCGTGATGACGCGGCAAATAGGATTCTGTAAGTATTGCAATCAGGGGCGCACGATAGAAGCCCCGGAAGGTTCATCCGCTGCCGATCTCAACGAATTAGCGACGGAAGAATGTGAGTGTGACGAAGCGCGGCGGCAGAGGGAGCGCCGGGCAAGAATGGAAGCTGCAGGCGCATGGGCGCAGAATGTATTCAGCAATCAGGACGGACAGCTTCAGACCGTATTGTGTGCGATTCACTCCACGTTTGAGGGCGCGATCGATTCCGTGACAATTAAAATCGGCAAGCGCACACACAAAATTGACACGGATTCCGACGGGATGATTCGGATCCGATCGACGTTCAGAGACAGCAACGAAGAAACATTTTAACAGGCAAAGGGGGCGGCGGTTTTTGAAACGCTTTTATCTGGACTACAACGAAAGACAAATTGTCAACGCGGCGGTCAGAATGGATTCACAGCGCGGGAAGGCGTCGCCCTTTTCAAAGCGGGCAGAGGAAGCGATCAGGAAAGCGAAGGACAATATGGACGTCGGGGAAGTTGCGCCGGACGTCCGACGCGTCATAGTCGAAAAGATATATCAGTCGATCGCATACAGTCAGCCGTGGGAGCGTTTGGGAGAAACATATTGCTATCGCGGACAATTCTATCAATTCCGAAAACAATTCTGCTATCTGGTGGCGGATTATATGGGATTGATAGACGCAAGACGAAAAAGGGAGAAGGAGGGAACCGGATAGCATGGCGAAAGATTTTTCGGACTGGTTTTATCATTCGCCCGCATGGGAGCGGACGCGGGCGGCGTATATCAAATACGCGGGCGGATATTGCGAACGCTGCCGCCGGGAGGTGGAGCAGGGGACGCGTTCGCTTGCGGACATGAAGCCGATCAAGATTGTTCATCACAGAATATATTTAACGCCGGAGAACATAAACGATCCGGCGATCAGCCTGTCCTTCGACAATCTGGAAGGCGTCTGCGACGAACACCACAACAAAGAACATAAAACGGGAAAAGGAAAAAGATTTTGTTTCGACAAACGCGGTCGTCCTGTCCCGTTATGAACAATCAACCTTTACGCGCCGCAGACCGCCCCCCCGGTATGCGTTTTAAAAAGGCGGCGTTTGGAACCGAGGGAGGGACTTCCAAAAAACGCTGCAATACGCGCACATATAGGGGGGTTAGGAGAAACTTCAATTTATGGCAGAAAAAAAGAGTACAATTTCAGGAAATACAGAAATATTGACAGACGCAAATATAAAAAAAGAGTATAACGCGATCCGGCGGATGTTTCGTTCCGTCAAAGACGACGATTCGGACAAAATGAAACTGTTAGAACGTATCATCGAGGAAGTGGCGTTCCAAAAAATCGCCATGAAAGCAGCAAAGGCGGACATGATTAAGAACGGACTTCAGACAACAACGAAAAACGCGTCACAAAAATTCGTAAAAGAAAATCCGGCAGTGCAGACATATGACAAATACGCCCGTTCATATGCGTCGAATATGAAAACGCTGATTGATATGCTGCCGCCGAAACAGAAAAAAGAAATTTCGCGGATCATGCAGCTTCGGGGGGATGATTAAAGCGTGGAGAAGCGCAAAGGGGCAGCAGGAGCAGAAAGCCGCCCGCCGATAACAGACAATTATATATTCCAGTATTACGACGCGATCCGGCGCATAAAGCGCGGGGAAAAGATCGCGGGCGTCAGGGCGGCGGGGCAGTTTATACATGACATTTTCCGGATCCTGACGGACGGGATCAAGTCCGGCGAATATATTTTCGACAGGAAAAAAGCAGGAAAAGCAATCCGGTTCATTGAAAATTTTTGTCATCATTCCGAGGGGCGGGCGGATCTGCTAAAACTGGAATTATGGCAAAAAGCCGTCGTTTCTGCGATATTCGGAATCATGGATCCGGATCGCCCGGACTGCCGTATGTTCCGGGAAGTCCTTCTGATTGTTGCGAGAAAAAACGGAAAAACATTACTTGCGGCGGCAATCATGGCGTATATGGCATACATAGACGGAGAGTATGGCGCGAAGTTATATTGCCTTGCGCCGAAACTGGATCAGGCGGAATTGTGTTTCGACGCCTTTTATCAGATTGTCCAGTCAGACGACGAATTAAATAAAATCACGAAAAAGCGCCGGACGGATATCTATATTCAGGATTTCAACACGTCCGTGAAAAAGATTGCGTTTAATTCCAAAAAGTCCGACGGATTCAATGTATATTTCTGCCTAAATGACGAGATCGAAGCGTGGCGCGGAGATTCCGGGCTAAAGCAGTATGAAGTCATTTCGTCGGCGACGGGCAGCAGGGCGCAGCCGCTTATCATGTCAACCGGGACGGCGGGATATGAGAACGAAGGAATATATGACGAACTGATCCGGCGGGCGACGGCGTTTTTGAAAGGGCGAAAGATCGGCAAAGAAAAAGAGCGTCGGCTCCTGCCGTTCTTGTTCATCATTGATGACGTGGAAAAGTGGGACACGCGCGAGGAAATCGAAAAATCGAATCCGAATCTTGACGTTTCCGTTTCATGGGAGTATTACCGGGAGCAGATCGCGATCGCACATTCGAGCCTATCAAAAAAGGCGGAGTTTTTAACAAAATTCTGCAATATCAAACAGAATTCTTCCGTCGCATGGCTTGATTTTCAGGACGTGGAAAAGGCAGCAGCAAAGGACGCAGACGGGATTCCGGCGTCGCTGTCGCTTGATGATTTCCGGGGCTGTTATTGTGTCGGCGGAATCGATCTGTCGCGCACAACGGACTTGACGGCGGCGGCAGTCGTGATCGAGCGGGACGGAATAAATTATTGCATTGTTCAATTTTTTATGCCGCAGGAACGGTATAAACAGGCAATCGACGAAGAAGGCGTACCGTACAATATATTCCGGGAACAAGGTTTTCTGACAATCAGCGGGGAAAACGTGGTCGATTATCACGACGTTTTTAAGTGGTTTTTCAATCTGGTAAAGGTTTACAAAATAAAGCCGCTGAAGGTCGGCTACGACAGATATTCAGCGCAGTATCTGGTTCAGGATATGAAAGACGCCGGGTTCCATATGGACGACGTATATCAGGGAACAAACCTGACGCCGATCCTGATCGAGTTCGAGGGAAAACTAAAAGACGGGCGGATCGTGTTTGGAGATAACGGACTTTTGCAGTCTCATTTCTTGAACGTCGCCGTCGATATCAGTCTGAAAGATTCCCGGATGAAGCCCGTAAAAATCGACAGACGGTCGCACATAGACGGATCTGTCGCCGTGTTCGACGCGTTTACAGTAAAAATGAAATACTATAACGAGATCGGGCGGCTACTGGAAAACCGCGGAAAATGATCCCCGGCAGCAGGACGAAAATTTCGTCATTCTGTCGGGGTTTCATTTTGTATGATAAGGCAAGATAGAAAAAGTTTGAGCGAGGAAAGGGGGCGAAAGCGTGGGATTGATAAAGGATTTACTTAATCTGCGTCGTGCGAAATATTCGCCGTTTTTCGCCCTGCGCGGCGATTATCAGGCGAACGGGAATCTGGCGGATTCCGATATCGTGGGAGCGATTGCGAACGCGATCGCGTCCAACGTTGGAAAGCTGCAGCCGCAGATCGTCCGGCGGACGGACGACGGACTGGCGGTCAGAAACGATTATCTGTCCCGGATCCTGTCGCTTCGTTGGTCGCCGGAAACAGACGCA
This window of the Massilistercora timonensis genome carries:
- a CDS encoding DUF6273 domain-containing protein codes for the protein MASLTDLFKAETEFAVKASEMYAVMKEAAKAEFLLNAAKCDVPHTYARQIATGVKEDAGTPAFIGIDLSRGKDSSGQQDEQKDKENGDATPDRCQSVGSGSVGIVRHNEQRVEWIDIQDIIKKGRAGVSLPPGTEINFTLKNGDLAQVVVVGVDHYEKGDCVFWFRRIVGRHCMNRNGSNKNGFSGAEDMREYLEQIYSLLPDELQSVIALHTTVQKIDGQTIKCEDRLFLMTEFEGRGDAVFSEYNGTGKQFPFFKERRNRVAYDENGDPCWYWTADPSAANTTIFCSFYLYGGSYCGGASDDGGVAPLFVIRQSEIAPSDSDGAKENVC
- a CDS encoding phage N-6-adenine-methyltransferase; this encodes MINKGLFSSKTDQWATPQEFFDELDREFHFDLDPCADESNHKTPEYFTKEQDGLLQDWSGRRVFCNPPYGRAIAAWVEKAYREGTKDGTIVVMLIPARTDTRYFHDFILHRSEIRFVPGRLKFGSGGGIWRRKRRPVSVNGRYISGRGYVRR
- a CDS encoding helix-turn-helix transcriptional regulator, yielding MDIGQRMKQIRKEKRMTQEETADRAGVTAVSLSRWENGERNPTFQDVEKVARALGVTMEELTREQKPGTGLRKIIDGKLYDTASARIIFEFRRKYQDPLNPLFFGENMVRNVWEDVQYLKTIRGTYLYYCPKRKELEVVTEKQVADTIRKLDADAYIRIFGDVEEG
- a CDS encoding DNA methyltransferase, whose product is MRQGNMRNKEFRIHPTQKPVALYDWIFQNYTERGQKIIDTHVGSASSLIAAHKAGLRFVGFELDPEYYSAAVSRYERETAQITLFDYMEQKGE
- a CDS encoding terminase TerL endonuclease subunit; the encoded protein is MEKRKGAAGAESRPPITDNYIFQYYDAIRRIKRGEKIAGVRAAGQFIHDIFRILTDGIKSGEYIFDRKKAGKAIRFIENFCHHSEGRADLLKLELWQKAVVSAIFGIMDPDRPDCRMFREVLLIVARKNGKTLLAAAIMAYMAYIDGEYGAKLYCLAPKLDQAELCFDAFYQIVQSDDELNKITKKRRTDIYIQDFNTSVKKIAFNSKKSDGFNVYFCLNDEIEAWRGDSGLKQYEVISSATGSRAQPLIMSTGTAGYENEGIYDELIRRATAFLKGRKIGKEKERRLLPFLFIIDDVEKWDTREEIEKSNPNLDVSVSWEYYREQIAIAHSSLSKKAEFLTKFCNIKQNSSVAWLDFQDVEKAAAKDADGIPASLSLDDFRGCYCVGGIDLSRTTDLTAAAVVIERDGINYCIVQFFMPQERYKQAIDEEGVPYNIFREQGFLTISGENVVDYHDVFKWFFNLVKVYKIKPLKVGYDRYSAQYLVQDMKDAGFHMDDVYQGTNLTPILIEFEGKLKDGRIVFGDNGLLQSHFLNVAVDISLKDSRMKPVKIDRRSHIDGSVAVFDAFTVKMKYYNEIGRLLENRGK
- a CDS encoding site-specific DNA-methyltransferase; translation: MLDFGFYNMDCMDAMRDFPDKYFDLAVVDPPYGIKVFAKDNASRSKLAASKSYKRYAGGDNAAPDPEYFAQLKRISRNQIIFGANHFMDNIAEGFRGGGFRRFVALLDCVGQAKRAE
- a CDS encoding phenylalanine--tRNA ligase beta subunit-related protein, producing MRKNLVIDSRMKELWPAVRVGCLQYQVQVEKKNPELWAYLKKEIYKKAKDAIFDYGVNEIPNIKESRAAYKAFGKDPSRYRVSSEALIRRIGQGKGLYEVNTVVDVNNLISIESGFSVGSYDTARMGEDLVFRIGEAGETYKGIGKEEIKIDALPVLADEQGAIGSSTSDSERAMITEDAQEVLTLIYSFSDNQDLEKALESGRRYLEQYAKTSGIQSWIVE
- a CDS encoding helix-turn-helix domain-containing protein; protein product: MARKYKRLVFADRQRIEEMRRQGMSEKEIAAAVGVHIATIYRELDRGTGNGKNAYSAEVAQRAIG